The Hyphomicrobiales bacterium genome has a window encoding:
- a CDS encoding Fic family protein, which translates to MRKEQFEHSPSGQLVPTERGQWAFVPNPLPPNLDQGALARPLAQASAAVGELNGIGRLLPDPYLLIRPLQAQEALTSSSMEGTYTTLNDLLLVEAGAGEENRAPDTREVLNYRRALAEAIASLDKVPLSLRTLRDAHRRLLGGVARHRGAHVQAGEFKRNQNFIGAYEIEKARFVPPPPQETLACLDAMERFIHRENETLHPLIDSALLHYQFETIHPFADGNGRVGRMLITLHLFQSGLIKHPILYLSPTLEGRKDEYIDRMFEVSRNGDWLGWIVFYLDVVEKAAAQAIETADRLRTVEKAYRTRLQQAGRSANLLSIVDLLFRAPVVSIPQVADHLGVTYRAAQMNVQTLAKAGVLQEHSGTSNPRLYVAQDILEAISGDA; encoded by the coding sequence ATGAGAAAAGAGCAGTTCGAGCACTCACCTAGCGGACAACTCGTCCCTACCGAACGAGGCCAGTGGGCGTTCGTGCCGAACCCTCTGCCTCCGAACCTCGATCAAGGAGCCTTGGCGCGCCCTTTGGCACAGGCATCCGCTGCTGTCGGCGAGTTGAACGGTATCGGACGCTTGCTGCCTGATCCATACCTTCTAATCAGGCCTCTTCAGGCTCAGGAGGCGCTGACCTCCTCAAGCATGGAGGGTACCTATACGACTCTGAACGACCTTTTGCTCGTCGAAGCGGGAGCCGGGGAGGAGAACCGTGCTCCTGACACGCGCGAAGTGCTCAATTATCGGCGCGCGTTGGCTGAAGCTATTGCCAGCCTCGACAAAGTCCCGTTGTCGCTGCGGACATTGCGCGACGCTCACCGCAGATTGCTAGGTGGCGTAGCGCGCCATCGCGGCGCGCATGTGCAAGCGGGTGAATTCAAACGAAACCAGAATTTCATCGGTGCCTATGAAATCGAAAAGGCGCGCTTCGTTCCGCCGCCTCCGCAGGAAACGCTCGCCTGTCTCGATGCCATGGAGCGCTTCATTCACCGCGAGAATGAGACGCTGCATCCGCTCATCGATTCAGCGCTGCTGCATTATCAGTTCGAGACGATCCATCCTTTTGCTGACGGGAATGGACGTGTTGGGCGCATGCTCATCACACTTCACCTTTTCCAGTCGGGTTTGATCAAGCACCCGATCCTTTATCTCAGTCCTACACTCGAAGGACGTAAGGACGAATACATAGACCGCATGTTCGAGGTTTCACGCAACGGTGACTGGCTTGGCTGGATCGTCTTCTATCTTGACGTCGTGGAGAAGGCAGCAGCGCAGGCGATTGAGACGGCTGATCGGCTAAGGACTGTTGAGAAAGCTTACCGGACACGGCTCCAGCAGGCGGGGCGCTCTGCCAATTTGCTGAGTATCGTTGATCTCCTTTTCCGGGCGCCGGTGGTCAGCATTCCGCAAGTAGCAGATCATCTCGGCGTGACATATCGAGCCGCTCAGATGAACGTTCAGACGTTGGCGAAGGCAGGTGTTCTCCAGGAACATTCGGGGACCTCGAACCCTCGCCTTTACGTCGCGCAAGATATCCTCGAAGCCATTTCCGGTGACGCTTAA
- the glyQ gene encoding glycine--tRNA ligase subunit alpha — protein sequence MDPTRSFQGLLLTLQRFWAERGCVVLQPYDMEVGAGTFHPATTLRALGPKPWKAAYVQPSRRPKDGRYGENPNRLQHYYQFQVILKPSPPDLQQLYLDSLRAIGVDLGLHDVRFVEDDWESPTLGAWGLGWECWCDGMEVSQFTYFQQVAGVECAPVAGELTYGLERLAMYVQGVENVYDLNFNGLDGEDRISYGDVFLQAEQEYSRHNFEHADTQMLFRHFSDAEAECKALLAAGEPASGANQPRHELALPAYDQCIKASHIFNLLDARGVISVTERQSYILRVRELAKACGAAWLKTAGGGAAPAA from the coding sequence ATGGATCCGACCCGCTCCTTCCAGGGGCTGCTGCTGACGCTGCAGCGCTTCTGGGCCGAGCGAGGTTGCGTGGTGCTGCAGCCCTACGACATGGAGGTCGGCGCCGGCACCTTCCATCCGGCGACGACTTTGCGTGCGCTCGGGCCGAAGCCGTGGAAGGCCGCTTATGTCCAGCCCTCGCGCCGCCCCAAGGACGGCCGCTATGGCGAGAATCCCAACCGGCTGCAGCATTACTACCAGTTCCAGGTCATCCTGAAGCCGTCGCCGCCGGACCTGCAGCAGCTTTATCTCGACTCGCTACGCGCCATCGGCGTCGATCTCGGCCTGCATGACGTGCGCTTCGTCGAGGACGACTGGGAGAGCCCGACGCTTGGCGCCTGGGGCCTCGGCTGGGAGTGCTGGTGCGACGGCATGGAGGTCAGCCAGTTCACCTATTTCCAGCAGGTCGCAGGCGTCGAATGCGCCCCGGTCGCGGGTGAGCTCACCTACGGCCTCGAACGTCTGGCGATGTATGTCCAGGGCGTCGAGAACGTCTACGACCTCAACTTCAACGGCCTCGATGGCGAGGACCGCATCAGCTATGGCGATGTCTTCCTGCAGGCCGAGCAGGAATATTCGCGGCATAATTTCGAGCATGCCGACACGCAGATGCTGTTCCGGCACTTCTCGGATGCGGAAGCCGAGTGCAAGGCGCTGCTCGCCGCCGGTGAGCCTGCTTCCGGTGCCAACCAGCCGCGCCACGAACTCGCTCTGCCGGCCTATGACCAGTGCATCAAGGCCAGCCACATCTTCAACCTGCTCGATGCGCGCGGCGTGATCTCGGTCACCGAGCGGCAGAGCTATATCCTGCGCGTGCGCGAGCTCGCCAAGGCCTGCGGCGCGGCCTGGCTGAAGACCGCCGGCGGAGGGGCTGCCCCTGCCGCGTAA
- a CDS encoding Phenylalanyl-tRNA synthetase alpha chain, mitochondrial, with amino-acid sequence MLTTRVIAAAFGAAALLGAAMSAAPASAAPISAGTALGSTAQTGLVQQVWHRGHPHHGWGRPPARRCWTETRRFWNGHRWVVRQHRICR; translated from the coding sequence ATGTTGACCACCCGCGTCATTGCCGCCGCCTTCGGCGCAGCAGCCCTGCTCGGTGCCGCCATGAGCGCCGCACCGGCCTCCGCGGCCCCGATCTCCGCCGGCACGGCGCTGGGTTCGACGGCGCAGACCGGCCTCGTGCAGCAGGTCTGGCACAGGGGACATCCGCATCACGGCTGGGGCCGTCCGCCGGCCCGCCGCTGCTGGACCGAAACCCGCCGCTTCTGGAACGGCCATCGCTGGGTCGTGCGCCAGCACCGCATCTGCCGCTGA
- a CDS encoding conserved exported hypothetical protein (Evidence 4 : Unknown function but conserved in other organisms): MVRTTLLAAAVAGLLGGVGSMALPAAAAPVAAPGGQMARSGQELAERVQYYGPRPYYRPRPAYRPHCFWSERRVWNGWRWVVRPVRVCR, from the coding sequence ATGGTCCGGACAACGCTTCTCGCCGCCGCAGTGGCCGGCTTGCTCGGCGGCGTTGGCTCGATGGCGCTTCCCGCCGCGGCCGCACCGGTCGCCGCACCCGGCGGCCAGATGGCTCGGTCAGGACAGGAACTGGCCGAGCGGGTACAATATTACGGTCCGCGACCCTATTATCGGCCGCGGCCCGCTTACCGGCCGCACTGCTTCTGGTCCGAGCGCCGGGTGTGGAATGGCTGGCGCTGGGTGGTCCGCCCGGTCCGCGTCTGCCGCTGA
- a CDS encoding conserved exported hypothetical protein (Evidence 4 : Unknown function but conserved in other organisms), which yields MFKTMLLSAATAGTLGLMALNAAPAAAAPVAAAPLVDAAGGMVQQAQYYYGPRRYYGPRRYYGPPRYYGPRRYYGPRFYAPPPPPPLFVPPPRYYW from the coding sequence ATGTTCAAGACGATGCTTCTTTCGGCCGCGACGGCCGGTACGCTGGGCCTGATGGCGTTGAACGCCGCTCCGGCTGCCGCGGCTCCCGTCGCCGCCGCGCCTCTGGTCGATGCGGCCGGCGGCATGGTGCAGCAGGCGCAGTATTATTACGGCCCGCGGCGCTACTATGGCCCGCGCCGCTATTACGGCCCGCCGCGCTATTATGGCCCGCGCCGCTACTACGGCCCGCGCTTCTACGCGCCGCCGCCCCCGCCGCCGCTCTTCGTTCCGCCGCCGCGCTACTACTGGTAA
- a CDS encoding tRNA1(Val) A37 N6-methylase TrmN6 has translation MNEAEASLALGEIVEDQLLDGRLLLRQPRKGHRAGTDAILLAAALPALAGGTLLDIGAGVGTVGLSAALLRPTLRAALLERDPELAALARRNAELNGLAGRITTITADVTAPAAELTAAGLGEAAFDAVAMNPPFYPPGGTRASPTPNRKAAHVAEGDLGPWLRAARRVLRPGGLIAIIHRAEALPDLLAGLSTGFGALTIRPVHGVADRPAIRVIVTAVLNSRKPAALLPAFVINGSGGGFTAESEAVHRGRASLAAYQ, from the coding sequence ATGAATGAGGCCGAAGCGAGCTTGGCCCTGGGCGAGATCGTCGAGGACCAGCTGCTCGATGGCCGTCTGCTGCTGCGCCAGCCGCGCAAGGGCCATCGCGCCGGGACCGATGCCATCCTGCTCGCCGCGGCGCTGCCGGCGCTCGCCGGCGGAACGCTGCTCGATATCGGCGCGGGCGTCGGCACGGTCGGGCTCTCGGCCGCGCTGCTGCGGCCGACATTGCGTGCCGCCTTGCTGGAGCGCGACCCCGAGCTGGCGGCGCTGGCGAGGCGGAACGCCGAGCTGAACGGCCTGGCCGGTCGCATCACCACCATCACCGCCGATGTGACCGCGCCCGCGGCGGAACTGACGGCGGCCGGCCTGGGAGAGGCGGCTTTCGACGCGGTCGCGATGAACCCGCCCTTCTATCCGCCGGGCGGGACGCGCGCCTCGCCGACGCCTAACCGCAAGGCGGCCCATGTCGCGGAGGGCGATCTGGGGCCCTGGCTGCGGGCTGCGCGGCGCGTGCTGCGGCCGGGCGGACTCATCGCGATCATCCACCGGGCCGAGGCGCTGCCTGATCTGCTTGCCGGGCTCAGCACAGGCTTCGGCGCGCTGACGATTCGCCCGGTGCATGGCGTCGCGGACCGGCCGGCGATTCGCGTCATCGTCACGGCCGTCCTGAACAGCAGAAAGCCGGCAGCGTTGCTGCCGGCTTTCGTGATCAATGGCTCCGGCGGCGGCTTTACCGCCGAAAGCGAGGCGGTGCACCGCGGCCGGGCGAGCCTCGCCGCTTACCAGTAG
- a CDS encoding conserved hypothetical protein (Evidence 4 : Unknown function but conserved in other organisms) produces MHELMRTNDLVLLGAVEALLDSAGLDCLIADQHISALEGMIGAFPRRLLVREADKRRARALLVEAGYGAELRDE; encoded by the coding sequence ATGCACGAACTCATGCGCACCAACGACCTCGTTCTGCTCGGCGCCGTCGAGGCCTTGCTGGACTCGGCCGGGCTCGATTGTCTGATCGCAGACCAGCACATCAGCGCGCTGGAGGGCATGATCGGCGCCTTTCCGCGTCGGCTTCTCGTGCGCGAGGCGGACAAGCGCCGGGCGCGGGCCCTGCTGGTCGAGGCCGGCTACGGCGCCGAGCTGCGCGATGAATGA
- the ispB gene encoding Octaprenyl diphosphate synthase encodes MGVVVSLEERESNRASIEPLVALTRGDMERVNAMILSRTGSEVTMIPEVANHLISSGGKRLRPMLTLAMAELCGYQGEGHVKLAASVEFMHTATLLHDDVVDESDMRRGKLAARMLWGNEASVLVGDFLLGQAFKMMVEVGSLRALDILSTAAAVIAEGEVLQLSVAKNTETSEDEYLAVIRGKTAELFAAACEVGPVIANSSKAHAAACRSYGLNLGIAFQLIDDALDYGGVAAKLGKNTGDDFREGKITLPVVLSFRRGDETERAFWKRTLQDGTIRDGDLEEAQAIMRRHKALDDTIARAEHYARMAKDALGLFPASPMKQALDDAVDFCVARAH; translated from the coding sequence GTGGGTGTCGTCGTATCCCTCGAGGAACGGGAATCGAATCGGGCGAGCATCGAGCCGCTCGTCGCGCTGACGCGCGGCGACATGGAACGGGTCAACGCGATGATCCTGTCGCGCACCGGTTCCGAAGTGACGATGATCCCCGAGGTCGCGAACCACCTGATCTCCTCGGGCGGCAAGCGCCTGCGGCCCATGCTCACGCTCGCCATGGCCGAGCTGTGCGGCTACCAGGGCGAAGGACACGTCAAGCTCGCGGCCTCGGTCGAGTTCATGCACACCGCGACGCTGCTGCACGACGATGTCGTGGACGAGAGCGACATGCGCCGCGGCAAGCTCGCCGCCCGCATGCTCTGGGGCAACGAGGCCAGCGTGCTGGTCGGCGACTTCCTGCTCGGGCAGGCTTTCAAGATGATGGTCGAGGTCGGCTCGCTGCGGGCGCTCGACATTCTGTCCACCGCGGCGGCGGTGATCGCCGAGGGCGAGGTTCTCCAGCTTTCCGTCGCCAAGAACACGGAAACGAGCGAGGACGAATACCTCGCGGTGATCCGGGGCAAGACGGCTGAGCTCTTCGCTGCGGCCTGCGAGGTCGGGCCGGTGATCGCCAATTCCTCCAAGGCCCATGCCGCGGCCTGCCGCAGCTACGGACTCAATCTCGGCATCGCCTTCCAGCTCATCGACGACGCGCTCGACTATGGCGGCGTCGCCGCCAAGCTCGGCAAGAACACCGGCGACGATTTCCGCGAGGGCAAGATCACCCTGCCCGTCGTGCTCTCCTTCCGTCGCGGCGACGAGACGGAGCGCGCCTTCTGGAAGCGCACGCTGCAGGACGGCACGATTCGCGACGGCGACCTGGAGGAGGCCCAGGCGATCATGCGCAGACACAAGGCGCTGGACGACACCATCGCCCGTGCCGAACACTATGCGCGCATGGCGAAGGATGCCCTCGGCCTGTTCCCCGCCTCCCCGATGAAGCAGGCGCTCGACGACGCCGTCGATTTCTGCGTGGCGCGGGCGCATTGA
- a CDS encoding ADP-ribose pyrophosphatase has protein sequence MRPEAPAPATDDDSAPEIATLSSRLVYANRWMKLREDRIRRQDGSEGIYGIVDKPDFVAVAALDADDCLYLVEQYRYPVGGRFWELPQGSWETDPQADPEAVARGELREETGLEAEEWLRVGHLFECYGYSNQGCHIFLARGLTATAAAPEPEEQGLISRRFPIGEVLAMIERGAIRDATTVAAIGLLMLKDLLPRVRL, from the coding sequence TTGAGGCCGGAAGCGCCCGCCCCTGCCACGGACGACGACTCCGCTCCCGAGATCGCGACGCTGTCGTCGCGGCTCGTCTACGCGAATCGCTGGATGAAGCTCCGTGAGGACCGGATCCGCCGGCAGGACGGTTCGGAGGGGATCTACGGCATCGTCGACAAGCCCGATTTCGTCGCCGTCGCGGCCCTGGACGCCGACGACTGCCTCTATCTGGTCGAGCAATATCGCTATCCGGTCGGCGGACGCTTCTGGGAGCTGCCGCAAGGGTCATGGGAGACAGACCCGCAGGCCGACCCCGAGGCCGTAGCGCGCGGCGAGCTGCGCGAGGAAACCGGGCTCGAAGCGGAGGAATGGCTCCGCGTCGGCCATCTCTTCGAGTGCTACGGCTATTCGAACCAAGGCTGCCATATCTTTCTCGCACGCGGGCTGACCGCGACTGCGGCCGCGCCCGAGCCTGAGGAGCAAGGGTTGATCAGCCGACGCTTTCCGATCGGCGAGGTGCTCGCGATGATCGAACGCGGCGCCATCCGCGACGCGACGACGGTGGCCGCCATCGGCTTGCTGATGCTGAAGGACCTGCTGCCACGGGTCCGGCTTTAG
- the ispE gene encoding 4-diphosphocytidyl-2-C-methyl-D-erythritol kinase, with amino-acid sequence MSLPLTTRARAKVNLDLRVLARREDGYHELESLVAFAGIGDELTLEPEAPLALSIAGPRAGGLGVADDNLVLRAARAFADVWPGLRLGRFHLVKRLPVASGIGGGSADAAAALRLIARLNGIAQTDPVLRETAARIGADVPVCLDSRARLMAGIGERLGPALRLPPLFAVLANPGVAVETAAVFRALGLARGQKREASAAVAEPAPISAEELLGTLVASGNDLAEPARRVAPVIDEVLDGLSALPGCRLARMSGSGATCFALFEDCRASAEAARELARRRPDWWIKPTLLR; translated from the coding sequence GTGTCCCTGCCGCTGACCACGCGCGCCCGCGCCAAGGTCAATCTCGATCTGCGGGTCCTGGCGCGGCGCGAGGACGGCTATCACGAGCTCGAAAGCCTGGTTGCCTTCGCTGGCATTGGCGACGAGCTGACGCTGGAGCCCGAGGCGCCGCTTGCCCTTTCGATCGCCGGCCCGCGCGCCGGCGGGCTCGGTGTTGCTGACGATAATCTCGTCCTGCGTGCCGCCCGCGCCTTCGCGGATGTGTGGCCGGGCCTGCGCCTGGGTCGCTTTCATCTCGTCAAGCGCCTGCCTGTCGCATCGGGAATCGGGGGAGGCTCGGCCGATGCGGCTGCGGCCCTGCGCCTGATCGCGCGCCTGAATGGAATAGCCCAGACCGATCCTGTCCTGCGCGAGACCGCTGCGCGGATCGGTGCCGACGTGCCAGTCTGTCTCGATTCGCGGGCACGGCTGATGGCCGGCATCGGCGAGCGGCTCGGGCCGGCGCTGCGCCTGCCGCCGCTCTTCGCCGTGCTGGCCAATCCGGGCGTCGCGGTCGAAACGGCGGCGGTCTTTCGCGCGCTGGGACTGGCGCGCGGGCAGAAGCGGGAGGCCTCAGCCGCGGTGGCCGAGCCTGCTCCGATCTCGGCCGAAGAGCTTCTCGGGACGCTCGTGGCATCGGGCAACGATCTGGCGGAGCCGGCGCGTCGTGTCGCTCCGGTGATCGATGAGGTTCTGGACGGGCTGAGCGCACTGCCGGGCTGCCGGCTCGCGCGCATGTCCGGCTCGGGAGCGACCTGCTTCGCGCTTTTCGAGGATTGCCGGGCCAGTGCCGAGGCAGCGCGGGAGCTGGCGAGGCGGCGCCCGGATTGGTGGATCAAGCCGACGCTGCTGCGTTGA
- a CDS encoding Tetratricopeptide repeat-containing protein, which yields MTFLKKVRASGTAAALSLLMVLPVAAAAQGATAPRSSDSLEPADSLEGNYLAAIVAGASRDLGAASVYLREAVREDPRNSDLLERAFVAFLADGAMPDAFRAADKLIQQDPSNGLAQLVIGIRSIKQKSYQTARNHLQRGGRGRAADITATLLSAWSYLGSNNPKRAIETLERLKGEPSYNLFRDYHAGLILDAAGRKAEAEKRLKSAYDAEKTTLRLVDLWARFQARSGDYAGAAATYADFDRLLPNHPVIREGMSLVAKKESPQRQIQTAQQGAAEVLYGLASAGNRQGDEAAALLYLRMAIYLDPSHDLAILTLGDILERARQPEDAVAVYDKMPVSSPLRPNAEIQAGLALENLGKPDEAVKHLEKVIAERPDDVDALAALGNIYRSRKQFAEAAAAYDKAIAKLASPGRANWDLYYFRGIARERINRWSEAEEDLRKALELLPDPLGRERALVLNYLGYSLVDKHMKLDEALGMLRRAVELRPRDGYIIDSLGWAYYRLGRYEDAAREIERAAELRPSDPVINDHLGDVYWRTGRELEAKYQWNHARDLKPEPEDLEKIQRKIERGLEAPSANATEDTKKDGG from the coding sequence GTGACATTTTTGAAGAAGGTGCGTGCCTCGGGTACGGCTGCTGCCTTGTCGCTGTTGATGGTCTTGCCGGTGGCCGCCGCCGCCCAGGGTGCGACTGCGCCCCGCTCGTCCGATTCGCTCGAACCCGCCGACAGCCTCGAGGGCAACTATCTCGCCGCGATCGTGGCGGGCGCCTCGCGCGATCTCGGCGCGGCCTCGGTCTATCTGCGCGAGGCCGTGCGGGAAGATCCCCGCAATAGCGATCTTCTGGAGCGTGCTTTCGTCGCCTTCCTGGCCGACGGCGCGATGCCCGACGCCTTCCGCGCTGCCGACAAGCTGATCCAGCAGGACCCGAGCAACGGCCTGGCGCAGCTCGTGATCGGCATTCGCTCGATCAAGCAGAAGAGCTACCAGACCGCCCGCAATCACCTGCAGCGCGGCGGCCGGGGCCGTGCGGCCGACATCACCGCGACGCTGCTCTCGGCCTGGTCCTATCTCGGCTCGAACAATCCCAAGCGGGCGATCGAGACGCTGGAGCGGCTCAAGGGCGAACCCTCCTACAATCTCTTCCGCGATTACCACGCCGGCCTGATTCTCGACGCCGCCGGCCGCAAGGCCGAGGCCGAGAAGCGGCTGAAGTCCGCCTATGATGCCGAGAAGACCACCCTGCGGCTGGTCGACCTCTGGGCGCGTTTCCAGGCCCGCAGCGGCGACTATGCCGGGGCCGCGGCGACCTATGCCGATTTCGACCGGCTGCTGCCCAATCACCCGGTCATTCGCGAGGGCATGTCGCTCGTCGCGAAGAAGGAGTCGCCGCAGCGCCAGATCCAGACGGCCCAGCAGGGCGCCGCCGAGGTGCTCTACGGGCTCGCCAGCGCCGGCAATCGCCAGGGCGACGAGGCCGCCGCGCTGCTTTATCTGCGCATGGCGATCTATCTCGACCCGTCCCACGATCTCGCCATTCTGACGTTAGGCGACATTCTCGAGCGCGCGCGCCAGCCCGAGGATGCCGTCGCGGTCTACGACAAGATGCCGGTTTCCTCGCCGCTGCGTCCCAATGCCGAGATCCAGGCGGGTCTCGCGCTGGAGAATCTCGGCAAGCCCGATGAGGCGGTGAAGCATCTCGAAAAGGTCATCGCCGAGCGGCCCGACGATGTCGACGCGCTCGCGGCGCTGGGCAACATCTATCGCTCGCGCAAGCAGTTCGCCGAGGCGGCGGCAGCCTATGACAAGGCGATTGCCAAGCTCGCTTCGCCGGGGCGTGCCAACTGGGACCTGTACTATTTCCGCGGCATCGCGCGCGAGCGCATCAATCGCTGGTCGGAAGCCGAGGAAGATCTCCGCAAGGCGCTGGAATTGCTGCCCGATCCGCTCGGGCGCGAGCGGGCGCTGGTGCTGAACTATCTCGGCTACTCGCTTGTCGACAAGCACATGAAGCTCGACGAGGCGCTGGGCATGCTGCGCCGCGCCGTCGAGCTGCGCCCGCGGGACGGCTACATCATCGATTCGCTGGGGTGGGCCTATTACCGGCTCGGCCGCTACGAGGATGCGGCCCGGGAGATCGAGCGCGCCGCCGAGTTGCGCCCCTCGGATCCGGTGATCAACGATCATCTCGGCGATGTCTACTGGCGCACGGGTCGTGAGCTCGAGGCGAAGTATCAGTGGAATCACGCCCGCGACCTCAAGCCCGAGCCCGAGGATCTCGAGAAGATCCAGCGCAAGATCGAGCGCGGACTGGAAGCTCCCTCGGCCAACGCGACCGAAGACACCAAGAAGGACGGCGGCTGA
- a CDS encoding Electron transfer flavoprotein-ubiquinone oxidoreductase gives MDLKEAQSEPRESMDYDVVIVGAGPAGLAAAIRLKQIDENVSVVVVEKGAEVGAHILSGAVIDPIGLDRLVPDWRDDPERPLTTEVKEDVFYFLTQPNGIRLPNFGMPSLMNNHGNFVGSLGLVAKFLAARAEALGVEIYPGFAAAELLFNEDGSVAGIATGDMGIAKDGTVSERFTRGMELRGRYTLLGEGARGSLSKIAIRKFALDEGREPQKYGIGLKELWQVKPEKFHKGRVQHSFGWPLDNTTGGGSFLYHFDDNLVSVGFVVHLNYQNPTLSPFDEFQRFKTHPLIRDTFEGAKRIAYGSRAITEGGWQSVPKLTFPGGALIGCAAGFVNVPRIKGSHNAILSGMLAAEKLVPALQAGRSHDEVVEIETSWRDSAIGKDLKLVRNVKPLWSKFGTLVGIGLGGIDMWLNQLFGWSPFGTLKHGKADFATLKPLAEVTPITYPKPDGKISFDKLSSVFLSSTNHEEDQPAHLRLADPSVPITQNLPLYGEPARLYCPAGVYEVVYENAEAKTNPRFVINAQNCVHCKTCDIKDPAQNITWTVPEGGGGPGYANM, from the coding sequence ATGGATCTCAAGGAAGCGCAGAGCGAACCGCGCGAGAGCATGGACTATGACGTCGTCATCGTCGGCGCCGGTCCTGCGGGCCTCGCGGCTGCGATCCGGCTGAAGCAGATCGACGAGAACGTCTCCGTCGTCGTGGTCGAGAAGGGAGCCGAGGTCGGCGCCCATATCCTCTCCGGCGCGGTGATCGATCCGATCGGCCTCGATCGTCTGGTGCCGGACTGGCGCGACGACCCGGAGCGTCCGCTGACCACCGAGGTCAAGGAGGACGTCTTCTACTTCCTGACCCAGCCGAACGGCATCCGCCTGCCGAATTTCGGTATGCCTTCGCTGATGAACAACCACGGCAACTTCGTCGGCTCGCTCGGGCTGGTGGCGAAGTTCCTGGCCGCCCGTGCCGAGGCGCTCGGCGTCGAGATCTATCCGGGCTTCGCCGCCGCCGAGCTGCTCTTCAACGAGGACGGTTCGGTCGCCGGCATCGCCACCGGCGACATGGGCATCGCCAAGGACGGCACGGTTTCCGAGCGCTTCACCCGCGGCATGGAGCTGCGCGGCCGCTACACGCTGTTGGGCGAGGGCGCGCGCGGCTCGCTCTCCAAGATCGCTATCAGGAAGTTTGCCCTCGATGAGGGCCGCGAGCCCCAGAAATACGGCATCGGCCTGAAGGAGCTCTGGCAGGTCAAGCCGGAGAAGTTCCACAAGGGCCGGGTCCAGCATTCCTTCGGCTGGCCACTCGACAACACCACCGGCGGCGGCTCCTTCCTCTATCATTTCGACGACAACCTCGTCTCCGTCGGCTTCGTCGTGCATCTGAACTATCAGAACCCGACGCTATCGCCCTTCGACGAGTTCCAGCGCTTCAAGACCCATCCGCTGATCCGCGACACCTTCGAGGGCGCCAAGCGCATCGCCTATGGCTCGCGCGCTATCACCGAAGGTGGCTGGCAGTCCGTGCCGAAGCTGACTTTCCCGGGCGGTGCGCTGATCGGCTGCGCGGCCGGCTTCGTCAACGTGCCGCGCATCAAGGGCAGCCATAACGCGATCCTGTCGGGCATGCTGGCGGCGGAGAAGCTCGTGCCGGCGCTCCAGGCCGGGCGCAGCCATGACGAGGTCGTCGAGATCGAGACGAGCTGGCGCGACAGCGCCATCGGCAAGGACCTGAAGCTCGTCCGCAACGTCAAGCCGCTCTGGTCGAAGTTCGGAACGCTCGTCGGCATCGGGCTCGGCGGCATCGACATGTGGCTGAACCAGCTCTTCGGCTGGTCGCCATTCGGCACGCTGAAGCACGGCAAGGCGGATTTCGCCACGCTGAAGCCGCTCGCCGAGGTCACGCCGATCACCTATCCGAAGCCGGACGGCAAGATCTCCTTCGACAAGCTCTCCTCGGTCTTCCTCTCCTCGACCAATCACGAGGAGGACCAGCCGGCGCATCTGAGGCTGGCCGACCCGTCGGTCCCGATCACGCAGAACCTGCCGCTCTATGGCGAGCCGGCGCGGCTCTACTGCCCGGCCGGCGTCTACGAGGTCGTCTATGAGAACGCCGAGGCGAAGACCAATCCGCGCTTCGTGATCAACGCGCAGAACTGTGTCCACTGCAAGACCTGCGACATCAAGGACCCGGCGCAGAACATCACCTGGACGGTGCCGGAAGGTGGCGGCGGGCCCGGCTACGCCAACATGTGA